The genomic stretch TTGGAAGATGTGTGTTATTATAGAGGGATTTGAGATCTTGATTCTGAATTTAGTTGAGTTGCTcattgatatatatatatatttgttttcAATGTTTCAGCTACTATGAAGACTCAGACTCTGGTGATGAACCTGACAAGGATGAAGCTAGATATCTGTTTCAGCATAAAGTTGAAAGTTGTTACCATCTCTCTACATACACACCAGCTTTATTGGAATCATACATTCAATTTTTCCAATTACAACTTTATGCATATACACATAAATAAAATCTGACGTTATAGTTTTCATTTTGTGTATCAATTCATTTTCCACCAAAACTATTCAACTTTGGCTCTCATTTTGTGTATCAGTTCGCTTTCTAGTTTTCACTTTCCGTCAAAACTATTCAACTTTTTTTTAATTCCGCCAAGATAGTACCAGTTCCTTTTCAAATAGTATATACATGAGTTCACTTTTGAATATTTCAGTTCACTAATTTTACTAAAGTGTTTTTTAGAATTGTATTTCTTTAAATGTGTAATTCTTGATTATGGCTTTGGATTTTAACTTGAATGAACCTTATAATGATTCTAATGCAGTTGTTGCCGATGAGTTGTTGGTAAACGAAAATAGAGTTCCCTTCCCTTATCCATCTATTTAAATTTGCCGCCTCACAATTATTCTGATGGAGCTGTTGTTGTCGTTGCCGATGAGTCATCAGTAAATGAAAGTAGAACTTTGTTATCCATAGACTTAAACGTGCAATCTTACAACGAAGAATGTATTTTCGATATGAATGCTTTTACTCCACTTGAAGATGACTTGAGTTTCAGATGGTCTAGCTGTTTATAGACATCAGATTCATTGCGCTGTTTCAAATCTTCACTTAAATTATGTTCTATTTCAGATTTTCATAGGCATGAAGCCGAAATCAAATCGTTGAAGTTTTTTTAGAAAATGCAACAGTCTTAGGAAACATCAACATATTCTGTACGGCATCTTAATCAAATAATTCCAAACTAGTGTGATGTAACTTTTCCCATCCCctcaaaataaaataataaacaaaGCATCCATTATTGACACATTAAGAACATGATTCTTTGTTGATTTCTTTTGTCTCAACCTGGAGTAAACATCATGCTTTGAATCAGAATACAAAACAGCTCAAAAGTGACAACATTACATTACTTAGCATATATTCTTATCTGACAGCTAAAATGAACATAGCCGTTAATTTCTAATGTTCACACATGAAGCAATATTTACGCACCCCTTAAGTAAGAAAAGAATATATGCATGATCAGTTGAGGAGGAAGTTAGTGAAACTATGAGTCGCAACATGAACAATTTCACGCCTTTGCCGGGGCTTTGGAGAACAGGTTCTAGAGCCTATGATGATGCTCCTCACACTTCCAGCAATACTCATGAATTCAATGAAGTTCCTGTGTTTTACCGATCTCGTCACTCTAGTAGAACCAATGTAAGTATATCATGATATTCTTGTTCTTGGTATAACCATTAGGATAACAACTTGCATGTATGTATGTAATTTTTGTTCTTGCTAACAGGATGACAGGAGTTTAGGTGCACAAGATCCATTACGGTTGTGGGAAGTCAGAAGAACTCCTACAGAACATCATAGAACACCAAAGTAAGGCCAAATTTCAAGTTTGCTTAAATATTTAGCTATAGGCGAGTCAGGTATCTAACGTGTGTTAGTGTCAAACATCAACGCAGCATAGATACATGTGATTACAGTccataatttttatttttttaactTATTATCAGTGTTAACATAGTAAACAACATAGTAAACGATGTCCGTGTTTGTATCAATAATTTAGACATggtttttgaaatttttttttgCAGTTTTCCAACACAACCTCATAGAAGACAACAAACTTATGTTCACAATGAAGAAATGGGAAGAAGAGGTTTCAATCCAACGAGACTCGGACAAATTTTCCAGCATTCACCTGTAAGATCAACATCAATGCATCAAACAAACACGCACGTTCCACATGTGGTAGAAGATTCCAAATCAAGTATTTTAAGTAAGTTACGGAAAGTAGTCTATAACCCTGCGCCAACGCGTTTAGCTAGAAAAGTGAGCTTATATTATAGAGGCAATGCTTCGAATGATTTGAGAGATAGTGTGAAAGAAAAGAAGGAAGATGGTATGAGATGTGCTATTTGCTTGGAAGATTTTGAAGCTAAAGAAGAAGTGATGCTTACTCCATGCAACCACATGTTTCATGAGGATTGTATTGTAACTTGGTTAACAAGCAAAGGTCAGTGTCCTGTTTGTAGGTTTGTAGTTTATGAGGAAATGAAGGAAAATTCATCTTCCTTTAATAGGAATGAAATTGCCAATTGGGAACCCAATGGCATGATCTCTGGAGAGCTTTTGTCAATTTTGAGGGCCATGGAAGAAGCTTTTCATTTAGACCGTATGAATTAATGTTTCAAAATTAGAGGAAAGatttgtagtttctttgttgGCCGATACGCACAATAATTTTGATTTAAATCA from Lathyrus oleraceus cultivar Zhongwan6 chromosome 7, CAAS_Psat_ZW6_1.0, whole genome shotgun sequence encodes the following:
- the LOC127107286 gene encoding uncharacterized protein LOC127107286, with protein sequence MSRNMNNFTPLPGLWRTGSRAYDDAPHTSSNTHEFNEVPVFYRSRHSSRTNDDRSLGAQDPLRLWEVRRTPTEHHRTPNFPTQPHRRQQTYVHNEEMGRRGFNPTRLGQIFQHSPVRSTSMHQTNTHVPHVVEDSKSSILSKLRKVVYNPAPTRLARKVSLYYRGNASNDLRDSVKEKKEDGMRCAICLEDFEAKEEVMLTPCNHMFHEDCIVTWLTSKGQCPVCRFVVYEEMKENSSSFNRNEIANWEPNGMISGELLSILRAMEEAFHLDRMN